The DNA window ATGTACGGCAAGGACGTGAAGCCCGGCCGCAAGGTCGGCCACGTCAACACCTATGGCGACGACCTCGACGACGCGCTGGAGCGCGCCCGTCACGCCGCCGGCTACCTGCGAGGAACGATCACCGAATGACGACCCCTGCTGCTTCCGCTCCCGTAGTCGGCATCGTGATGGGATCGGACTCCGACTGGCCCGTCATGGAGGCGGCGGCCAAGGCGCTGGACGAGTTCTCGATCCCGTACGAGGTCGACGTCGTCTCGGCGCACCGGATGCCGCGCGAGATGATCGCGTACGGCGAGGACGCGGACGGCCGCGGCCTCAAGGTGATCATCGCGGGCGCGGGCGGCGCGGCGCACCTGCCCGGCATGCTGGCGTCGGTGACGCCGCTGCCGGTGATCGGCGTACCGGTCCCGCTCAAGTACCTCGACGGCATGGACTCGCTCCTGTCGATCGTGCAGATGCCGGCCGGCGTGCCGGTCGCCACCGTGTCGGTCGCGGGCGCGCGCAACGCGGGACTCCTGGCGACCCGCATGCTTGCGGCGCACGACCCCGAACTCCTGGCCCGCATGAGGGAGTTCCAGCAGGAGCTGAACGACCAGGCCACGGAGAAGGGCAAGCGGCTGCGCGCCAAGGCGCAGGGCGCGGACGCGTTCGGCTTCGGCAAGTGACGCCCGTGGAGAACGACCGGCTGGTGCTCCGGGCGCGCGAGCTGCTCGCCGCGCACCCGGTGGTCGACGGCCACAACGACTTGCCGTGGGCGCTGCGCGAGCAGGTCCGGTACGACCTGGACCGGCGCGACATCGCCGCCGACCAGTCGGCCTGCCTCCACACCGACATCCCCGCCTGCGGGCGGGGGTGTGGGCGCGCAGTTCTGGTCCGTGTACGTACGTTCCGACCTCGCCGGGGACGAGGCGGTCAGCGCGACGCTGGAGCAGATCGACGTCGTCGGACAGCTGCTGGCGCGCTACCCGGGCGACTTGGCGCGGGCGACGACGGCGGACGGCATGGAGTCGGCTCGTGCCGAGGGGCGGATCGCCTCCCTGATGGGCGCCGAAGGCGGCCACTCCATCAACAACTCCCTTGCCACCCTGCGCGCGCTGCACACGCTGGGCGTCCGCTACATGACCCTCACGCACAACGACAACATCGCCTGGGCGGACTCGGCGACGGACGAGCCGGGGGTGGGCGGCCTGTCGCCGTTCGGCCACGAGGTGGTCCGCGAGATGAACCGCGTCGGCATGCTCGTGGACCTTTCCCACGTGGCGGCCACGACGATGCGGGACGCCCTGGCGGTCTCCGTGGCCCCGGTGATCTTCTCGCACTCGTCGGCGCGGGCGGTGTGCGACCACCCGCGCAACATCCCGGACGACGTGCTGGCACTCCTCCCCGCCAACGGCGGAGTCGCCATGGCGACCTTCGTGCCGAAGTTCGTGCTGCCGGAAGCGGTGGAGTGGACACGGCGGGCGGACGAGAACATGCGGGCGCACGGCCTCCACCACCTGGCGACAACGCCGGACGCGATGAAGATCCACCGCGCCTTCGAGGAAGCGAACCCGCGTCCGGTCGCGACGGTGGCCACGGTCGCCGACCACCTCGACCACATGCGCGAGGTCGCGGGCGTGGACCACGTCGGCATCGGCGGCGACTTCGACGGCACGGCGTTCACCCCGGCGGGCCTGGAGGACGTGGCCGGCTACCCGAACCTGATCGCGGAGCTGCTGCGGCGGGGCTGGTCGGAGCCGGACGTGGCCAAACTGACCTGGAACAACGCGGTACGGGCACTGCGCGACGCGGAGTCGGTCGCCGGGTCCCTCCGCCACCGCCCGCCGTCGAACGCGACACTGGCCGAACTGGACGGATAGGCGACCGGACCGCGAGCGGCCCGCCCTGGCAAGGGCCGCCCGCGCGGGCCGTAGCCCGAACGGACCATCCGCCGCGAACCCTCGCCGCTCCCATGGCACCGTGGCCGTACTGCGTCCATGAATTCGGAGTCCCGTCATGGCAGATTTGCAGGACGACCCGCACACCTCGTCCACCGCCGCCGTCGGCGAGCTCGACCGAATACCGCCGACGGCCGATCCGGAGCGCACCGAACCCGCGCGACCCGAGCACGTGCCCGAGGCAGCACCACCCGAGCCACCGGCGGAGCTCGACGGCCTCGTCTTCGACGACCTCGCGTACGGCGAACCCGAACCCGGAGCCGAACACGAAGCCGGAGCCGAACCCGAACCCGGAGCCGAACCCGAACCCGAACCCGCCGAGCCGTCCGCGCCCGAGGACAGCCTCGGCCGTGCCCGCGCGCTCCTCGTCGAGCATCCCGTCGCCGACGGGTTCAACCGGCTCGCCCAGATCCTCGGGCAGCGCCAGTGGCACGACCTCGAACTCGGCGAGAGCACGCTCGACACCGACATCCCCCGCCTGCGCACCGGCGGCGTGGGGGCCCAGTTCTGGTCCCTCCTCGTCCCGGCCGAGTACGCCGGCGACCGGGCCATCAGCGCCACGCTCGAACAGATCGACCTGATCAAGAAGGTCGTGGCGGCCTACCCCGAGGGCCTGCGCCTGGCCCTCACCGCCGGTGACATGGCCGACGCCCGCAACTGCGGACGCATCGCCTCCCTCCTCGGCCCCGTCTCGGGCCACGCCCTGGGCGACTCCCTCGGCACCCTCCGCGCCTACCACGCACTCGGTGTACGCAGCCTCGCGTTCGCCGGCACGCGCTGGGCGGGCGCCAAGGGGGAGGGGCTGACCCCCTTCGGCCACGAGGTCGTACGGGAGATGAACCGCCTCGGCGTGGTCATCGACCTCACCGGCGTCCCGGCCGAGACCGTGCGCGGTGTCCTGTCCGTGAGCCGCGCCCCGGTCCTCCTCTCCCACTCGGGCGCCCGCGCGCTCACCGACGCCCCGGCGAACGCCTCCGACGAGGTACTGCACGCCCTCACCCCCGACAAGGGCGTCTGCATGGTCGGCTTCGCGCCCGAACAGACCGTGAGCCGGGTGGCCGACCACCTCGATCACGTACGTGAGGTCGCGGGACGCGAGTGCGTGGGGCTCAGCGGGATGTACGGGGCCGACGCGGCCGACGTACCGCACGGGGACGACCTCCGGGACGTCTCGTGCTACCCGCATCTCATCGCGGAGCTGCTCGACCGCGGCTGGGACGAGGCGGACCTCGCCCTGCTGACGTGGGGCAACGCGGCACGAGTGGTACGGGACACCGAGTTCACGTCCCGCGCCGCCCGCCGCCGCCCCGCCCCCGTCGTCACCTGACGGCAGCGCCCGCTCAGCAGGCGCAGAGGCAGAACGGGTGCCCGGCCGGGTCGGCGTAGACCCGCCAGGACCGGTCGCGGTCGGCCGTGTCCAGCGGCTTCGCGCCGAGGCCGAGCACCCGTTCTTCCGCCGCGTCCAGGTCGTCGACGGTCAGGTCGAGATGGAACTGCTGCGAGCCCTCCGGCGCGGGCCACCGCGGCGGTACGAACCCGGGCGCCGCCTGGAACGCCAGCGGCGTCCCCTCGTACCCCGCGAGATTCACCCAGTCCGGGCCGTCCGCCTTGGGCTCACCTCCCAGCAGCCCGGCGTAGAAGCGCGCGAGGGCATCCGGGTCCGGACAGTCCAGTACGACGGTTCCCAGCTTGGCCACTGCTGTGCTGCTCATGCTGATGCCTCTCTCCTGGGCGTGCTGCCGTGGTGTTACCGGTTGAACCGCTAAACCGGTAACCGTTACTGCATGCTCCCAGCAAAGGAGGTAACCTCGCAACCATGAACGACAGGGCACCCGCACCCGGAGAGCTCGCCCTGGTGGAAGCCCTGGTGAACACGCTGGACGTGGAGAAGGGCGCCGATTCCCTCGACACGGAGGACGGCCGCACGGCCTTCGGCCTCGCCGAGGCCGACGTACCGGCGGCGCGTGAACTCCGCGAGGCCCTGCGCGCAGCGTGCCTGGCCCACGCGGGACACGACGTACCCACCGAGTCCCTCGACCGGCTGCTCGCGGCGGCTCCGCTGCTGGTCACCGTGGACGGCGCGGGCGCGGCCGCCCTGCGGCCCGCGGACCCCGAGGCACTGGTCTCCCGTGTCGCCGCCGCCATCGCCACGGCGACCGCAGACGGGACCTGGCTGCGGCTCAAGGCGTGCGAGGCGCAGGACTGCCTGTGGGCGTACTACGACCGCAGCCCGGCGGGCCGCAGCCGCTGGTGCACGATGGCGGTCTGCGGCAGCCGAGCCAAGATGCGCAAATACCGCGCGGGCCGCGCGCGCTCGTCCTGAAGGGCCCCCGCCCCGAGCGGGTGACCGAGCCCGATCTGCGCACGGGTACGCGAAGGGCGCCCCCGCCCCGGCCGTGATCGGCCGTACGCGAAGGGCGCCCCACCCGCGAGCCGCGTTACGCCTTCGGCCGGCCCATCGCCCGGTACGTCCAGCCCGCACCGCGCCACAGCTCCGGGTCCAGCGCGTTGCGTCCGTCCAGGATCAGCCGCTCGGCGGCCACCTCGCCCAGCACCTCCGGGTCCAGCTCCCGGAACTCGCGCCACTCCGTCAGGTGCAGCACCACGTCCGCGCCGCGCACCGCGTCGACGGCGGTCGGGGCGTAGCCGAGGGTCGGGAAGAGACGCTGGGCGTTCTCCATGCCCTTGGGGTCGTAGACCGTGACCTGGCCGCCCTGGAGATGGATCTGCCCGGCCACGTTGAGCGCCGGGGAGTCGCGTACGTCGTCCGAGTCCGGCTTGAACGTCGCGCCCAGCACCGCGACCCGCTTGCCCAGGAAGCCGCCGGCGCCGCCCACCGCCTCGCGCGCCAGCTCCACCATGTGCCCGCGCCGGCGCATGTTGATCGAGTCGACCTCGCGCAGGAAGGTGAGCGCCTGGTCGGCGCCCAGCTCACCGGCGCGCGCCATGAAGGCCCGGATGTCCTTCGGCAGGCAGCCGCCGCCGAAGCCGATGCCCGCCCGCAGGAACTTCTTGCCGATCCGCTCGTCGTACCCGATCGCCTCGGCCAGCTTCACCACGTCGCCGTCGGCCGCCTCGCACACCTCGGCCATGGCGTTGATGAAGGAGATCTTCGTCGCCAGGAACGAGTTCGCGGACGTCTTGACCAGTTCGGCGGTCGGGAAGTCGGTCACGACGAAGGGCGAGCCCTCCTCGATCGGACCGGCGTACACCTCGCGCAGCAGCTTCTCCGCGCGCTCGCTCTCCACACCCGCCACGATCCGGTCGGGGTGCAGCGTGTCCTGTACGGCGAACCCCTCGCGCAGGAACTCCGGGTTCCACGCCAGCTCCGCGTCCGCCCCCACCGGCGCCAGCTCCGCGAGCTTCGCCGCGAGCCGGGCGGCGCTGCCGACCGGGACGGTCGACTTGCCGACGACGAGGGCCGGGCGGGTGAGCTGGGGGGCGAGCGAGGCGAATGCGGACTCGACGTAACTCATGTCGCACGCGTACTCACCGTGCTTCTGCGGCGTGTTCACGCACACGAAGTGGATGTCGCCGAACGCGCCGACCTCCTCCCAGGAGGTCGTGAAGCGCAGCCGTCCGCTGGAGCCCTCGATGCCCGCCACGTGCTTGCGCAGCAGCTCCTCCAGTCCCGGTTCGTACATCGGGACCCTGCCCGCCGCCAGCATCTCGATCTTCTCCGGCACGACGTCCAGGCCGAGGACGTCGAACCCCAGCTCAGCCATGGCCGCGGCGTGGGTGGCGCCGAGGTACCCGGTGCCGATCACGGTGATCTTGAGGGCCATGTAGTGCTCCAGAGAGGGACGGGCAGACGTTCGCCGACCGAGCATAGTCGGGCGGGCCCACGGGAACCCGTCCCTGGATTCCCGCCTGTCGGCAAGCTCACGTATCCCTTCGGGCGGCGGGCCCACTAAAATTGGGTTACTTAACGGTAGTTAGCATCTTTGGGGAGTGAGACACCTTGGCAGGCTCGCCTGATTTCGACCTGTACCGCCCGTCCGAAGAGCACGACATGCTCCGTGACGCGGTCCGCTCGCTCGCCGAGGCGAAGATCGCGCCGTACGCCGCGGCGGTCGACGAGGAGGCCCGCTTCCCGCAGGAGGCCCTGGACGCCCTGGTCGCCAACGACCTCCAGGCCATCCACGTCCCCGAGGCCTACGGCGGCGCGGGCGCCGACGCCCTGGCCACCGTCATCGTCATCGAAGAGGTCGCCCGCGCCTGTGCCTCCTCCTCGCTGATCCCGGCGGTCAACAAGCTCGGCTCGCTCCCCGTCATCCTCTCGGGCAGCGAAGAGCTGAAGAAGAAGTACATGACGCCGCTCGCGAAGGGCGAGGGCATGTTCTCGTACTGCCTCTCCGAGCCGGACGCGGGTTCCGACGCGGCGGGCATGAAGACCAAGGCGGTCCGCGACGGCGACTACTGGGTCCTCAACGGCGTGAAGCGGTGGATCACCAACGCGGGCGTCAGCGAGTACTACACGGTGATGGCCGTCACCGACCCGACCAAGCGCTCGAAGGGCATCAGCGCCTTCGTCGTCGAGAAGTCGGACGAGGGCGTCTCCTTCGGCGCGCCGGAGAAGAAGCTCGGCATCAAGGGCTCGCCGACCCGCGAGGTCTACCTCGACAACGTCCGCATCCCCGCCGACCGCATGATCGGCGAGGAGGGCACCGGCTTCGCCACGGCGATGAAGACCCTGGACCACACCCGCATCACGATCGCGGCCCAGGCGCTCGGCATCGCCCAGGGAGCCCTCGACTACGCCAAGGGCTACGTCCAGGAGCGCAAGCAGTTCGGCAAGCCGATCGGCGACTTCCAGGGCGTCCAGTTCATGCTCGCCGACATGGCCATGAAGCTGGAGGCCGCCCGTCAGCTGACGTACGCGGCCGCCGCCAAGTCCGAGCGCCTCGACGCCGACCTGACGTTCTTCGGCGCCGCGGCCAAGTGCTACGCCTCCGACGCCGCCATGGAGATCACCACGGACGCGGTCCAGCTTCTCGGCGGCTACGGCTACACGCGCGACTACCCGGTCGAGCGCATGATGCGCGACGCGAAGATCACCCAGATCTACGAGGGCACGAATCAGGTCCAGCGGATCGTCATGGCCCGCAACCTGCCGTAGTGCGCGACGCGCAGGCGAGGGAACGCCCCTGCCGGGGATACGGCAGGGGCGTTTCCGCGTCCGTCAGCGGCGCCGCTTCTCCATCGTGGTCCAGGACTCGATGCCGAAGCCGTACGCGTCGTTGATCTGCCGGTGAGGAGCCATCACCGGCCAGCCGGTGAACCAGCGGACCTCCCGGCGCACCGAGAGTCCGCCGTTGTCCGGGGCGACCAGGGCGACGGCGCAGGCAGTCGACCCCGGGGGCGAGTCGTCGAGCAGGATGCGGCAGCCGTCGCCGGAAGGCGCCGTGACGGTCGCGACGGCGCCGAGGTCGCGGAAGTCCGCCGCACCCTCGTAGATGTAGACGAAGAACAGCAGCCGCTTGAAGGCGGCGCGGTGCTCGATGCTGACCCGCAGCGTCTCGCCGTCGGAGGACTCTCCCGTCCGGTCGTCGTGGTCGAGGGCGACGTACGGCGGTGAGGTGAGCGAGCCGTAGTCGTCCCCCAGGGACTGCACCACCGTCGCGGAGCCGTCCGTGGACGACACCAGGCAGCACAGGTTCAAGTCCGCCCCGGCCTCCGGCAGCCAGTTCAGGTTCGCCTGGAGCACGCCCCGGCCGGCGATGCGCGCCTGCGGATCGGCCCTGGTGAGCAGGGTTGGCGGTGGCCCGTCGGGGCGGACCGGATTACGCGGTTCCCGCAGCCGGATCACTCCGCGCGGACGGTTGTCGGTGCTCATCGGGCAGGCCCCCCAGCCGGCAGGTTCCATCGGAACGCGGGACAGGATTGTATGTCTGGCGTGAGGGGCGTGGGGTACGCTCTGCGCCCACGGCAGCACGTTGCGTGTGTACCGCCGTGAGGGGGCGAAGGCGCTTCGTGATCGCTGGGGAGCGAGAGGCGCGCGGTCGGCGCCCCCTGGGTTCTCTCATGGGGGTGGGCATGCCCGTAGGGGCTTTGGCGGACCGTCATACGGTCGGCCGGCAGATCAAGGATCTCGCAGGGGAACCGGGACTCGTCCCCCGGCGGACCGAACTCGCGGCTCTGGCCGACGCGTTGCACTCGACGGACGCGGCCGGGCTCGACCCGTGGGCCGACCTCGACCTGCTCCACGCCTACGCCAGACCCGAGAGCGTCACCCCGGTGGCCGGAGCCGGGGAGGAACACCGGGCCTGGTCGTGGCTGGAGGCCGTACTCGGCGCGCTGGTCTTCGTGCCGCTGATGCTGACCTGGTACGGGCTGACCCAGGCGTCCAGCGCCTACGAGGCGCTGACCGGAGCCGATCCCAAGGCGGCTGCCAGGCCGTTCCTCCAGTTGTGGCAGTCCGGCTTCGAGGGACACCTGACCGGCGCGTTCACCTTCGGTCACGTGGCGATGGGCGCGACCGTCGCGATCGTGCTGCTGTTCGCGCTCGTACTGGTGCACGGATTCCGGCGGTCCGCCGTGACGCGCCGGGAGGAGCACGCGCAGCGGGAGGCGGACCGGCTGATGCGTCGCCTCGTGCCGGTGCTGACCCAGGCACAACTGGTGCTGAACGTGCACCGCATGGCCTCGCCGCAGCGGTTCGCCGCCGAACTCACCGGCGCCGCGGCCACGCTCAACCGCCTCGGTACCAAGTCGGCCAAGGCGCAGAAGGATCTGTCCGCCGCGGCCGAGGTCGTGGGAGACGCCGTTCAGCAGGCCGAGCGCCGTCTCGCCGGTATCGACACCTCCGTGCGGCCCCTGGAGGACGCGGCGGGACGCATCGAGGAGGCGGTGCGCGGCAGCGGCAAGGAGATCGAGGCCGCCGTCAGCGGTAATGGCGTCATGGTGTGCAAGGCGCTGGAAGATGTGCGGAGCACCAGCGGCGACGTACGCGATGTCCTCGACCGGGCCGGTGACCGCGTCGAGGACTCGGTCACAACCCTCGCCGCGTCGCAGCGCTCGTTCACCACGGGCATCGAGGTGGCCTCCGACGTCACCGCGCAGGTGCTGGCGCGGCTCGGTGACGTCACCGAGGAGTCCGCCCGAGGCGCTGCCGAATCGCAGGCCGTCATGCGTCAACTGGCGGAACAGAGCGGCTCGTTGCGCGACCTGGCCGAGCGGTTCGCCCAGCTCGTGGACGCGCTGCGCGCCGTACCCCTTCCGGCTCCGGAGCCGTCGCGCCGGAACGGCGTGGTGCTGGAGAAGCTGCCGGAGGACGCGCCTGCGTCACTGGCGGACACGCGGTGAGGGCGCCGCGGTTCAATCCGCTGCACCTGGCCGGCTGGCTCTTCGCGGACATGCTGCTGGTCCTCGCCCTGGTGGCGATGGGCGACCAGGGCGACCCCCTGGCGGCCGAGGCGGCGGTGAAGCCCTCCGCCTCCGCCTCCGCGAAACCGAAGAGGCCGCCGAAGGCCCCGAAGCACACGGGTCCCCGCGCGGTGGTCAACAAGCCCGTGAAGGTGTCCATCGACGCCGCCCCGGGCGACAAGCGGCGCATCGAACAGCGGCTGCGCGCGGTGACCGCGCCGCACAAGGACCGCCGGGCAGCGTTCGTCCTCACCTTCGGACACCATGCCGAGCCGGGACCGGGGGGCGAGTACGCCCACGAGGTCAACTCCCTGCTGAAGAAGGCGCGTCCGGGCATGTTCGAAGGCGCCACCACGCGCGACTTCTGGAAGGGCGGCACCTCCGCAGGGCACGCCGACATCGAAATTTACTTCTACACCTACTGACCGGCACCCCGGAGGTACGAGACCGTGCAGATTCTTCCGTTCTACCTGCTCTGTGACGAGTCGGGCTCGATGTCGGGCGACCCGATCGAAGCGATCAACGAGGCTCTGCCCGAGCTGCATCACGAGATCAGCACCAACCCGACGGTCGCGGACAAGACGAGGTTCTGTCTGATCGGCTTCTCCAGCAGCGCCAATGTGCTGCAACCGCTCGTGGACCTGAGCGACATCGACGAGGTGCCGGCCCTGGCGGCCGGCGGGCTCACCTCGTACGGGGACGCGTTCCGTACGCTGCTGCGGTGCATCGAGGCGGATGTGGCGGCGCTGAAGGCACAGGGGCACGAGGTCTACCGCCCGGTCGCCTTCTTCCTCTCCGACGGGATTCCCACGGACGACGGCTGGGAGCAGGCGCACAAGGAGCTGACCCAGTCCCGCTTCTGCCCCAAGATCATCGCCTTCGGGATCGGTGACGCGGAAGCGGCGACCATCGGGCAGGTGGCCAACTTCCGTGCCTTCATCCAGCAGGAGGCCAAAGTGTCACCGGCGCAGGCGCTGCGCGAGTTCGCGTCCAGCCTGACCCGTTCCATCGTGCGGTCGGCGAGCAGCATCGCCGCCGACGGAGGGTCCGGCTTCTCCCTCGCCGTGGACGAGACCGTGCCCGGCTTCTCGACCGTTTCCCTCGACAAGCTCTGAGGACGACGATGCAGCAGGAGTGGGTGGACGGAGCCGGGGCCGGGGCGGGAGCCGAGGAGCCCGGCGATCCGTTGCACGAGACCTGGCGGTCGGTCGAGTCGGTCGTGTCCCCGTCGGCAGCAGCCGCCCTCGACCCGGTGGACCTCGTTCAGGCCCCCGGCTCGGAGCCCAACCCGGCCGACACCACGGGACCGCCGGTGCCCGACGCCCCGCGTCCGCCGGTGCCCGACGCCCCGCGTCCGCCGGTGCTCGACGCCCCCTGGCACAGCGGGAACAAGCCGCCCATGTATCCGCCCGTCCCGCAGGGTCTGCCGGCCGCCGGCGGCGACCCGGACGCCGCGGTGCTGCCCGACATCGTCGTCGACGGTGCGCAGTACGGCCCGCTGACCGTACGGGCCGTTTCGGTGCGGGGCGACTCCCACCGGTATCTCGGCGAACCCCGGCAGGACGCGCTGTGCGTGACCCGGATCGGCGGTCCCGGGGCGGGGGAGATGCTCCTGCTCGCCGTCGCGGACGGCGTCGGCTCCGCGCTCCGCTCGCACATCGGCTCCAACGAGGCGTGCCGCCTGGCCGCCGCCTACCTGGACCGGGTGGCGGGCAACCTGTTCACCGCGCTGGAGGCCGGTGACGGTACGGCGTTCGCGGAACTGGCCGACCACGTGGTGGGGCAGATCGCCGTACTGCTCACGGACCGTGCCGTACGCGCCGGACACGACCCCGGGGCGTACGCCACGACTCTGCGGGTCCTCCTGGTCCCCGTCGACCCGGCCGTGCGCACCCGCGGCTTCCTCGCGGTCGGAGACGGCGGTACGTCGCTGCTCCGCGACGGCGCGTGGCAGCTGGACATCACCGGCGAGGAGGACGAGGGCTCCGGGATGATCGACACGCGTACGGCCGCCCTGCCGCTCGCCCGCACCGCCGTGACGCGCCTCGTCGGCCCCGTCCGCCCCGGCGACGTCCTCGTGCTCTGCACCGACGGGCTCTCGACGCCCCTGGCGGGGGAGCCGCGGATGCGGGAGTTCCTCGGCGCGGCGTGGGGGAGCGGCGCGGTCCCCGGTCCGGCCGACTTCCTCTGGCAGGCGCAGTTCCGGGTCAAGTCGTACGACGACGACCGGACCGCGGTGGTCCTGTGGGAAGGCGGCGCGTGAGCGTTCACGACGGTGCCGACATGCCGTACACGTCCCTGAAGCTGCTGGCCAAGGTGGGCGACGGCGGGCAGGGAGAAGTACACGCGGTCGGCGGTCCCGGCAGGCTGCTCTACAAGGCGTACCGGGAGCCGCACAAGGTCGACGGCGCCGCACTCGGCGCCCTGGTCGCCCTCCGCCAGGCACTGGCGCCGGCCGACCGTGACCGGCTGGACCGCGAGACGGCGTGGCCGCTGTGCAGGGTCACGGACGGGGGCCGGGTCACCGGCTTCCTCATGCACAGGGCTCCCGACGCCATGAGCTGGCAGACGTCGAAGGGGAGCAGCAGGCTCGTCGAGCTGACATACCTGCTGCACCAGCCGAAGGCCGCCTGGCAGTCGGTCCCGCAGCCGTCCCCGGCGGAGCGGTACACCCTGGCCGTCGTGCTGGTGGAGCTGTTCCAGTGGCTGCACGCGATGGGGCTGGTGATCGGGGACGTGTCGCACGCCAACGTGCTGTGGACCCTGCGTCCGGCCCCCGCCGCGTACCTGCTGGAC is part of the Streptomyces agglomeratus genome and encodes:
- the purE gene encoding 5-(carboxyamino)imidazole ribonucleotide mutase is translated as MTTPAASAPVVGIVMGSDSDWPVMEAAAKALDEFSIPYEVDVVSAHRMPREMIAYGEDADGRGLKVIIAGAGGAAHLPGMLASVTPLPVIGVPVPLKYLDGMDSLLSIVQMPAGVPVATVSVAGARNAGLLATRMLAAHDPELLARMREFQQELNDQATEKGKRLRAKAQGADAFGFGK
- a CDS encoding dipeptidase, with product MADLQDDPHTSSTAAVGELDRIPPTADPERTEPARPEHVPEAAPPEPPAELDGLVFDDLAYGEPEPGAEHEAGAEPEPGAEPEPEPAEPSAPEDSLGRARALLVEHPVADGFNRLAQILGQRQWHDLELGESTLDTDIPRLRTGGVGAQFWSLLVPAEYAGDRAISATLEQIDLIKKVVAAYPEGLRLALTAGDMADARNCGRIASLLGPVSGHALGDSLGTLRAYHALGVRSLAFAGTRWAGAKGEGLTPFGHEVVREMNRLGVVIDLTGVPAETVRGVLSVSRAPVLLSHSGARALTDAPANASDEVLHALTPDKGVCMVGFAPEQTVSRVADHLDHVREVAGRECVGLSGMYGADAADVPHGDDLRDVSCYPHLIAELLDRGWDEADLALLTWGNAARVVRDTEFTSRAARRRPAPVVT
- a CDS encoding VOC family protein, yielding MSSTAVAKLGTVVLDCPDPDALARFYAGLLGGEPKADGPDWVNLAGYEGTPLAFQAAPGFVPPRWPAPEGSQQFHLDLTVDDLDAAEERVLGLGAKPLDTADRDRSWRVYADPAGHPFCLCAC
- a CDS encoding CGNR zinc finger domain-containing protein → MNDRAPAPGELALVEALVNTLDVEKGADSLDTEDGRTAFGLAEADVPAARELREALRAACLAHAGHDVPTESLDRLLAAAPLLVTVDGAGAAALRPADPEALVSRVAAAIATATADGTWLRLKACEAQDCLWAYYDRSPAGRSRWCTMAVCGSRAKMRKYRAGRARSS
- a CDS encoding UDP-glucose dehydrogenase family protein, translated to MALKITVIGTGYLGATHAAAMAELGFDVLGLDVVPEKIEMLAAGRVPMYEPGLEELLRKHVAGIEGSSGRLRFTTSWEEVGAFGDIHFVCVNTPQKHGEYACDMSYVESAFASLAPQLTRPALVVGKSTVPVGSAARLAAKLAELAPVGADAELAWNPEFLREGFAVQDTLHPDRIVAGVESERAEKLLREVYAGPIEEGSPFVVTDFPTAELVKTSANSFLATKISFINAMAEVCEAADGDVVKLAEAIGYDERIGKKFLRAGIGFGGGCLPKDIRAFMARAGELGADQALTFLREVDSINMRRRGHMVELAREAVGGAGGFLGKRVAVLGATFKPDSDDVRDSPALNVAGQIHLQGGQVTVYDPKGMENAQRLFPTLGYAPTAVDAVRGADVVLHLTEWREFRELDPEVLGEVAAERLILDGRNALDPELWRGAGWTYRAMGRPKA
- a CDS encoding acyl-CoA dehydrogenase family protein, producing MAGSPDFDLYRPSEEHDMLRDAVRSLAEAKIAPYAAAVDEEARFPQEALDALVANDLQAIHVPEAYGGAGADALATVIVIEEVARACASSSLIPAVNKLGSLPVILSGSEELKKKYMTPLAKGEGMFSYCLSEPDAGSDAAGMKTKAVRDGDYWVLNGVKRWITNAGVSEYYTVMAVTDPTKRSKGISAFVVEKSDEGVSFGAPEKKLGIKGSPTREVYLDNVRIPADRMIGEEGTGFATAMKTLDHTRITIAAQALGIAQGALDYAKGYVQERKQFGKPIGDFQGVQFMLADMAMKLEAARQLTYAAAAKSERLDADLTFFGAAAKCYASDAAMEITTDAVQLLGGYGYTRDYPVERMMRDAKITQIYEGTNQVQRIVMARNLP
- a CDS encoding tellurium resistance protein; translated protein: MSTDNRPRGVIRLREPRNPVRPDGPPPTLLTRADPQARIAGRGVLQANLNWLPEAGADLNLCCLVSSTDGSATVVQSLGDDYGSLTSPPYVALDHDDRTGESSDGETLRVSIEHRAAFKRLLFFVYIYEGAADFRDLGAVATVTAPSGDGCRILLDDSPPGSTACAVALVAPDNGGLSVRREVRWFTGWPVMAPHRQINDAYGFGIESWTTMEKRRR
- a CDS encoding vWA domain-containing protein, whose product is MQILPFYLLCDESGSMSGDPIEAINEALPELHHEISTNPTVADKTRFCLIGFSSSANVLQPLVDLSDIDEVPALAAGGLTSYGDAFRTLLRCIEADVAALKAQGHEVYRPVAFFLSDGIPTDDGWEQAHKELTQSRFCPKIIAFGIGDAEAATIGQVANFRAFIQQEAKVSPAQALREFASSLTRSIVRSASSIAADGGSGFSLAVDETVPGFSTVSLDKL
- a CDS encoding protein phosphatase 2C domain-containing protein, producing MQQEWVDGAGAGAGAEEPGDPLHETWRSVESVVSPSAAAALDPVDLVQAPGSEPNPADTTGPPVPDAPRPPVPDAPRPPVLDAPWHSGNKPPMYPPVPQGLPAAGGDPDAAVLPDIVVDGAQYGPLTVRAVSVRGDSHRYLGEPRQDALCVTRIGGPGAGEMLLLAVADGVGSALRSHIGSNEACRLAAAYLDRVAGNLFTALEAGDGTAFAELADHVVGQIAVLLTDRAVRAGHDPGAYATTLRVLLVPVDPAVRTRGFLAVGDGGTSLLRDGAWQLDITGEEDEGSGMIDTRTAALPLARTAVTRLVGPVRPGDVLVLCTDGLSTPLAGEPRMREFLGAAWGSGAVPGPADFLWQAQFRVKSYDDDRTAVVLWEGGA